Part of the Allofrancisella frigidaquae genome is shown below.
GAATATAGAGCACAGCAAAAAGGCTATGTTGAAGATAGTTTTCCATATATTGTAGGGCATGGCGCTAATGGTGCTATTATACATTACAAGCCTAAAAATAACTCGCAGTTAAAAACACTTGATGATCAAGTGCCTTTACTATGCGATTCTGGAGGACAATATAATGAGGGTACTACAGATATAACTAGAGTACTACATTTTGGTAGGCCAACTAAAGAGCATAGAAGATATTACACTTTAGTGTTAAAAGGACATTTAGCTTTAGGTAGAGCTGTATTTCCAAAAGGGACTACAGGGTCTCAATTAGACGTTTTAGCACGCGAACATTTGTGGCATTTTTGTGCTGATTATAGTCACGGCACAGGCCATGGTGTAGGTAGTTTCTTAGGGGTTCATGAAGGTCCCCAACGCATTAATTCAAGTTCTAAAGTAGAGTTAATGCCTGGGATGATACTAAGTAATGAACCAGGAGCATATTTTCCAGGTGAGTTTGGTATTAGGATAGAAAATTTATGTTATGTTAAACAACGTAACCAAGAATCTCCTACAGGTCACGGACCATTTTATTGTTTCGAGGATTTAACTTTAATACCTTATGAATATAAGTTAATAGAAACGTATATGCTGACGTACACAGAGAAGAAAACTATAAATAACTATTATAGTAGGATTAGAAAAGAAGTTTTGCCATTAATTGAAGAAAAAGATGTAAGAGATTTCTTATTACTCAAAACAAGACATATCAAATAAAAAAATATGGATAAAAAACATATTAAAATATTCCTCTACCTTGGCATTACTGTAATCGCAGGTTTTTCAGGAGCTTATTTTGATAAGTATAATTTTAAAGAGAAACTTATAAACTTTAGATATGCTATCTATGATTATTTTACTAGAGAGCCAATCAAACACTATACTTCAGAAGATAATAAAAATATTATAGCAAGATTTTTTTCTGAAAGTGAAGAAGCTAAGAAGCAACAAGCAAACCAGTTTGATAATTTAAAACAATATGCTCCACAAAGAACTTTACCAGCTGTTACTGATTACTGTCATGGTTTTCTGGAGTTTGGTAACCCTAGCTTTGATGTTACTGATGGACTAGGTCAGGCTAATTTGTATCTATGTAGAGATGGCTATGTGGTTGGTTATAATTATCAAACTAAGCAAGCTAGTTGGGTTGCTTTTAAGCTTACTAAAGCAAAGGTTGCCAATAAGCAAAAACGAGATGATAATTTTCGTGAAGACACTGACGTGCCTTTTGTTTATAGGGCTCAATTAAGTGATTATAAGAAATCTGGTTATGATAGAGGACATCTTGCCTCATATGCTTCTACTGATTTTAGTGAAAAATCAGCAGAACAGTCATTTTTACTTTCTAATATTTCTCCACAAAAAGCTGGCTTAAATAGACAAGGGTGGGAAGCTTTAGAAACAGATGAGCGTATTTGGGCAAATATGTATGATAGTATTTATGTTTATGTTGGTCCAATATACAAAAAACAAAAAATTCATAAAACGATAGGTGATAATAAGATAGCAGTACCTGATTATTTTTTTAAGATAATATATGTACCTACTAAAAATAAAGCTATAGCTTTTGTAATGCCAAATTCTAGAGTTGAGAAGAAAAAAGTCGCTAATTATAGGACTTCTATAAAAGATATTGAGGACCGTACAGGCTTACATTTTTTAATCAATATACCAGAAAGAGAAGTTGTTGTAGGTAAAGTTTCCACAATGTGGCATACTACTTATTTTTAAAGAATGGGCTGTGTTTAATCTATCTAAAATTCCAGCTTGCAACAGATTTATATTATTTACCTTATTTATTTCTAACGTCATAATGTGTCCAATTAAAATTACTACCTGTTTTTTCATTCATTTCTATAAGCTTAGAGTGTAATTTAGAACTTGAAGAAGATTTATTGTGATATCTATACCATAAGTTCTTATCATATGATTGCGGCGGTG
Proteins encoded:
- a CDS encoding DNA/RNA non-specific endonuclease, with the protein product MDKKHIKIFLYLGITVIAGFSGAYFDKYNFKEKLINFRYAIYDYFTREPIKHYTSEDNKNIIARFFSESEEAKKQQANQFDNLKQYAPQRTLPAVTDYCHGFLEFGNPSFDVTDGLGQANLYLCRDGYVVGYNYQTKQASWVAFKLTKAKVANKQKRDDNFREDTDVPFVYRAQLSDYKKSGYDRGHLASYASTDFSEKSAEQSFLLSNISPQKAGLNRQGWEALETDERIWANMYDSIYVYVGPIYKKQKIHKTIGDNKIAVPDYFFKIIYVPTKNKAIAFVMPNSRVEKKKVANYRTSIKDIEDRTGLHFLINIPEREVVVGKVSTMWHTTYF